In Luteipulveratus mongoliensis, the DNA window GTTGATGTCTGCCGCCGGACGTGGTCCGGATGCTACGGTCCGGTAAGTTTCAGACCATCTTGGAGGTCCCCCCGTGCGGAAAGCCGCAGTTGTCATCGGTCTTGGAGCGTTCTTCTTGACGATGGCGCTCCTGCTGAAGTTCTACGCCTACGGCAAGCTTGCCGTCATCCCGTTGGATCAGAACACCCAGCAGATCGCTCGAGATCAAGGTGCCAAGTTCTTCGATGCCGACAACGTCAAAGCTGGCAGCGGTCCGATTGAGACCAAGCTGACGGTCATCGCTGACAAGGACGCGAGCAAGAAGGCCAGCGAGGCGACCGACAAGAACGTTGTCGTGATCAACTTCGGCCGCTCCACCGATAACAACGGTGAGGCCCCGCCCATGGAGGTCTTCCGCGACACCCTCGCGGTCGACCGCCACACCGGCGAGGCTGTGCGCTGGTCCGGCGACCGCATCGACGGCAAGCCCGGACAGCACCATGGCCTGACGATCAAGTTCCCGTTCCAGACGGACAAGAAGACCTACCAGTTCTGGGATAACCGGACGCACAAGGCCGTCCCGGTTGCGTACTCGGGCTCGGACACGATCAAGGGCCTCAAGGTGTACAAGTTCCACGACACCGAGCCCAAGACCTTCTACCAGGACCAGGAGGTGCCGCGCGGCATCTTCGGTCAGCCCGACACCGGTGGCGTCGTGGCCAAGCGCTACTACACCAACGACCGCACGATCTGGGTCGAGCCTGAGACCGGCGTCATCATCAAGGTCCAGGAGAAGCGGCACGACACGATCGAGATCCCGGGGGCCGAGCCGGTCAATGCGATCACGACCACGAGCACCTTCGACGACAAGACCGTCACCAAGAACGTCGATGACTACAAGAGCAAGGCGACTCTCCTGAAGATCCTGAGGTTCTGGGCGCCGCTCGGCCTCGGCATCCTCGGCGTGCTGGCCATCCTGGGCGGGTTGGCGATCTCCGCCACCGGCGGTCGGCGTGGTGCGGCTCGGGAGGACGAGCAGGGTTTCGCAGGTGTCGATGAAGTGCTCGGGTCGCGTCGCGCGGACCGCTCTACCGGGGGCCAGGCCACCTGATCATGCGTGTTGTGGTGACCGGCGGGGCCGGATTTCTGGGGTCGCACCTGTGCGAGAAGGTGCTGGCCCGCGGTGACGAGGCTGTCGCTGTCGACAACTTCTGCACCGGATCACCGGCCAACGTCGAGCACCTGCGTCACGAGGAGAGCTTCCAGCTGCTCGAGCTGGACGTCTCCGAGCCGTTCACGGTCGAGGGCCAGGTCGACGCGGTGCTGCACTTCGCCAGCCCGGCCTCGCCCGTGGACTACCTGCGGATGCCGATTGAGACGCTGAAGGTCGGATCGCTCGGCACCCTGCACGCGCTGGAGCTGGCTCAGGCCAAGGGCGCCCGACTGGTGCTGGCCTCGACGTCCGAGGTCTACGGCGACCCGGAGGTCCACCCGCAGCCGGAGACCTACT includes these proteins:
- a CDS encoding DUF3068 domain-containing protein, whose product is MRKAAVVIGLGAFFLTMALLLKFYAYGKLAVIPLDQNTQQIARDQGAKFFDADNVKAGSGPIETKLTVIADKDASKKASEATDKNVVVINFGRSTDNNGEAPPMEVFRDTLAVDRHTGEAVRWSGDRIDGKPGQHHGLTIKFPFQTDKKTYQFWDNRTHKAVPVAYSGSDTIKGLKVYKFHDTEPKTFYQDQEVPRGIFGQPDTGGVVAKRYYTNDRTIWVEPETGVIIKVQEKRHDTIEIPGAEPVNAITTTSTFDDKTVTKNVDDYKSKATLLKILRFWAPLGLGILGVLAILGGLAISATGGRRGAAREDEQGFAGVDEVLGSRRADRSTGGQAT